In one window of Lacticaseibacillus casei DSM 20011 = JCM 1134 = ATCC 393 DNA:
- a CDS encoding DsbA family protein translates to MLEIFLFFNPIGSICLSTEQKLLHQLDKFQQEVKVHFVPVLNLDIIEQFMQYEQLNVHSLAKRNQLLRAAYNLALDYKAAQYQGNKKARMLLLRLQQHAPLVQYQYDAAFVAKMLTKCHLDHEMFYEDRQRTEVKMGFDSDQRTANQMGITQTPSLVIVDTDRAVDDGHAVLIEQISDADLIPQLCDLIRTDPARFFTEQPENMGGHFRFF, encoded by the coding sequence GTGTTAGAAATTTTTCTTTTTTTCAATCCGATTGGCAGTATCTGTCTGAGTACAGAACAAAAGCTGCTACACCAACTGGATAAATTCCAACAAGAGGTAAAAGTTCATTTTGTTCCGGTTCTCAATCTGGACATTATTGAACAATTCATGCAGTACGAACAATTAAACGTTCACAGCCTTGCCAAACGAAATCAATTGTTGCGTGCCGCTTATAACCTTGCATTGGATTATAAAGCGGCCCAGTACCAAGGCAATAAGAAGGCACGCATGTTGTTGTTACGATTACAACAACACGCGCCATTGGTTCAGTATCAATACGACGCCGCCTTCGTTGCCAAAATGCTGACGAAATGTCATTTAGATCATGAAATGTTTTACGAGGATCGGCAGCGCACCGAAGTCAAAATGGGGTTTGATTCCGATCAGCGTACTGCCAACCAGATGGGTATTACCCAGACCCCTTCCCTTGTCATTGTGGACACGGATCGCGCCGTTGATGACGGTCATGCTGTCTTAATCGAGCAAATCAGTGACGCCGATCTCATTCCGCAACTCTGTGACCTCATCAGAACAGATCCAGCGCGATTCTTCACTGAACAACCGGAAAATATGGGCGGTCATTTTCGATTCTTTTAA
- a CDS encoding CYTH domain-containing protein, whose translation MAISREQEFKTCLTKTAFLAILNHFEFDPAFSQMNTYYDTADGAVKAACLGLRIRQFADHAEQTLKVPNDSRHRDLQEITDPLTSMEAQNLIERGELKPGQVTQALAARHIDPANVHPQTQAKTIRRLAHLPAGLLTLDQTFYIDQTSDFELEMEYQNLDEAKKFYDNLLQNFHIKKQPVINKVQRAYEHVHDSQAK comes from the coding sequence ATGGCTATTTCCCGCGAACAGGAATTTAAAACTTGTTTAACCAAAACCGCATTCCTGGCGATTTTGAATCATTTTGAGTTTGACCCGGCTTTTTCCCAAATGAACACCTATTATGACACAGCTGACGGCGCTGTCAAAGCGGCATGTCTTGGCTTGCGGATTCGCCAGTTTGCCGACCACGCCGAGCAAACGCTAAAAGTTCCCAACGACAGTCGGCATCGTGATCTTCAGGAAATTACCGATCCGCTCACATCGATGGAAGCGCAAAATTTAATTGAACGGGGTGAGCTTAAGCCCGGCCAGGTCACGCAAGCATTGGCAGCCCGCCACATTGACCCGGCAAACGTCCATCCGCAAACACAAGCCAAAACAATCAGACGACTCGCACATCTGCCGGCTGGCTTGTTAACACTCGATCAGACCTTTTATATCGACCAAACCTCCGATTTTGAATTGGAAATGGAGTATCAAAACCTAGATGAAGCCAAAAAATTCTACGATAACTTGCTACAGAATTTTCACATAAAAAAACAACCTGTCATCAATAAAGTACAACGTGCATATGAGCATGTGCATGATTCACAAGCTAAATAA
- a CDS encoding GTP pyrophosphokinase yields MQRDWDSFLMPYEQAVGELKIKFRGMRKQFQQANEHTPIEFVTGRVKPVSSIIEKQSRRFISDELLEQDMQDIAGLRIMCQFVEDIYQVVDLLRQRTDMKIVEERDYVTNVKPSGYRSYHVVIEYPVQLIHGEKKILAEVQIRTMSMNFWATIEHSLNYKYNGEFPDTLKARLKRAAEASFMLDKEMSDIREEIQEAQHLFVYGKGQ; encoded by the coding sequence ATGCAAAGAGACTGGGACAGTTTCTTAATGCCATATGAACAAGCGGTCGGGGAATTAAAGATTAAATTTCGTGGCATGCGTAAACAATTTCAACAGGCCAATGAGCATACGCCCATTGAATTCGTGACGGGACGGGTTAAACCGGTCAGTTCGATTATTGAGAAGCAGAGTCGCCGGTTCATTAGCGATGAGCTTTTGGAACAGGATATGCAAGACATTGCTGGTCTGCGAATTATGTGCCAATTTGTGGAAGACATTTATCAGGTGGTCGATCTGCTTCGTCAACGGACAGATATGAAGATCGTCGAAGAACGGGATTACGTGACCAATGTGAAACCTTCCGGCTATCGCAGCTACCATGTTGTGATTGAGTATCCGGTGCAGCTGATTCACGGCGAAAAAAAGATTCTAGCCGAGGTCCAGATTCGCACCATGTCGATGAATTTTTGGGCAACGATCGAGCACAGCCTGAATTACAAATACAATGGTGAATTTCCGGACACGTTAAAAGCCCGGCTTAAGCGAGCGGCGGAAGCTTCCTTCATGCTTGATAAGGAAATGTCCGATATTCGCGAAGAAATTCAGGAAGCCCAACATTTATTTGTTTATGGCAAGGGACAATAG
- a CDS encoding NAD kinase, whose amino-acid sequence MARDNSRIPIQLTKKSLTVKRMNKMRVTVFHNSIPASITAAQKLIKLLKNGHFELDERHPDVVITIGGDGTLLSAFHRYADQLDTIRFIGVHTGHLGFYTDWRDFEIEDLVIALKEDSGQSVSYPLLDVRAMYADATSAHYLALNESTLKRLNGTMRTEVYIKGDFFESFRGDGLCVSTPTGSTAYSKSNGGAVMHPRLDALQVTEIASINNRVFRTLSSPIITAPDEWVTLEPTGRDDYVMTVDQFVINPPTIKQIRYKIAKERIHFARYRHMHFWDRVEDAFIGAKH is encoded by the coding sequence ATGGCAAGGGACAATAGCCGTATCCCGATACAACTGACGAAAAAAAGCCTGACAGTAAAAAGGATGAATAAGATGCGCGTAACGGTTTTTCATAATAGCATACCTGCCTCCATCACGGCAGCCCAAAAGTTAATTAAACTGTTAAAAAACGGCCATTTTGAACTGGATGAACGGCACCCCGATGTTGTCATCACAATCGGCGGTGATGGCACGTTGTTGTCGGCCTTTCATCGGTACGCTGACCAACTGGATACCATTCGCTTTATTGGCGTGCATACCGGTCATCTGGGATTTTACACGGATTGGCGTGATTTTGAAATTGAAGACCTTGTCATTGCCTTAAAAGAAGATTCCGGACAAAGTGTGAGCTATCCGCTTTTGGATGTTCGTGCCATGTATGCGGATGCTACGAGTGCCCATTATCTGGCGCTTAATGAATCAACTTTGAAGCGATTAAACGGTACGATGCGGACAGAAGTTTATATTAAAGGCGATTTCTTCGAGAGCTTTCGAGGCGATGGCTTGTGTGTTTCCACACCGACCGGTTCGACAGCTTACAGCAAATCAAACGGCGGTGCCGTCATGCATCCGCGGTTGGACGCGCTTCAGGTAACCGAAATTGCGTCGATTAATAATCGGGTGTTTCGAACGCTCAGCTCACCGATCATTACGGCGCCTGATGAATGGGTGACGCTGGAGCCAACTGGTCGGGATGATTATGTGATGACAGTCGATCAGTTCGTCATCAATCCGCCAACGATCAAACAGATTCGTTATAAGATTGCCAAAGAGCGGATTCATTTTGCCCGTTATCGGCACATGCATTTTTGGGATCGGGTCGAAGATGCTTTTATTGGAGCGAAACATTAA
- a CDS encoding RluA family pseudouridine synthase: MRFEWHYEGPPLKLGAFFKQQGFSRAQLKKLHYRGGFIFVNKRQRNTAYGIRTGDRILVQTAPEQAADSVVPYPHDLTICYEDDDYLVVNKPAGVASIPAIGRKNDSMANMVKAYLIKTHAESQAVHVVTRLDRDTSGLMVFAKHSLAHSLLDRQLHSEGFLKQYVAIVTAKSPLPAHGWIVLPIGVSQGFYMRRIVSTTGKPSVTEYRTLAQNSQAAAVLVTLHTGRTHQIRVHFAAIGHVLFGDDLYSRQPVSFERQALHCAHLRFWQPLKKKWLDLQAPLPKDMAGLAERLQLPLRG, encoded by the coding sequence ATGCGTTTTGAATGGCATTACGAAGGGCCGCCGCTTAAGTTGGGGGCTTTTTTTAAACAACAGGGCTTTTCCCGTGCCCAACTCAAAAAGCTCCACTATCGAGGCGGTTTTATTTTTGTCAATAAGCGGCAACGCAATACCGCGTATGGGATTCGCACGGGCGACCGAATCCTGGTTCAAACCGCTCCCGAGCAAGCGGCAGACAGTGTTGTTCCGTACCCGCATGATCTGACAATTTGTTATGAGGATGATGATTATCTAGTCGTCAACAAACCAGCCGGCGTGGCGTCGATTCCAGCGATTGGTCGCAAGAATGACAGTATGGCCAATATGGTCAAGGCGTATTTGATTAAAACCCATGCGGAAAGTCAGGCGGTCCACGTTGTCACTAGGTTAGATCGCGATACCAGTGGTTTAATGGTATTTGCCAAGCACAGTCTGGCGCATAGTCTGCTGGATCGACAACTGCATAGTGAGGGGTTCCTGAAGCAATACGTGGCAATTGTCACCGCTAAGTCGCCGTTGCCTGCCCATGGGTGGATCGTGTTGCCGATTGGGGTGAGTCAAGGCTTTTATATGCGGCGAATCGTGAGCACGACTGGCAAGCCATCCGTGACCGAATATCGAACGCTGGCGCAGAATTCGCAGGCAGCGGCGGTGTTGGTCACGCTGCACACCGGCCGGACGCACCAGATTCGGGTGCATTTTGCGGCGATCGGGCACGTGTTGTTTGGGGACGATTTGTACAGCCGGCAACCTGTCAGCTTTGAACGGCAGGCGTTGCATTGCGCCCATCTGCGCTTTTGGCAGCCACTGAAAAAGAAGTGGCTGGATTTACAAGCACCGTTGCCAAAGGATATGGCGGGGCTGGCTGAGCGTTTGCAGTTACCACTGCGGGGATGA
- a CDS encoding FAD:protein FMN transferase, whose product MRKIFIGIIAFFGLLTLSGCQKKAQPTYLKTPYTQNEFVMGTTCTLTIYDKGKKSALKDGFAMIHHVDDEATLTRGGSVLDKINDNAGIKPVKVPKDFMPLLEKAYYFSKNSNGSFDMAIGAVTNLWQIGLPGARVPAQSEIDQALPLVNWRDVKLDSKNNTAYLTKKGMRLDFGGIAKGWVADKVRDVLRKDGVTAAIIDLGGNVVVMGHSPLGAKRDWHVGIQDPTAARGTAVGTIPESDESIVTAGTYEQYLISHGHKYIYLFDPKTGYPYDNNLASVTIVSKKSVDGDALSNAAFDKGLKDGLQYMNAKNDQHIQAIFITNDKKIYLTNGLKKQFKFDADSGYHKGNF is encoded by the coding sequence ATGCGAAAAATTTTTATCGGCATAATAGCATTCTTTGGACTTTTGACCTTATCCGGCTGCCAGAAAAAGGCCCAGCCGACTTACCTCAAAACGCCGTATACACAAAATGAATTCGTGATGGGCACGACTTGTACCTTGACGATTTATGATAAAGGCAAAAAATCGGCATTAAAAGACGGTTTTGCCATGATTCATCATGTTGACGATGAAGCGACGCTGACCCGCGGTGGTTCGGTGCTTGATAAAATCAATGACAATGCCGGCATTAAACCGGTCAAAGTGCCAAAAGACTTCATGCCGCTATTGGAGAAAGCTTATTATTTTTCCAAAAACTCAAATGGCAGTTTTGATATGGCGATCGGTGCAGTGACGAATCTGTGGCAAATCGGCTTACCAGGGGCGCGGGTACCAGCGCAAAGCGAGATCGACCAAGCATTACCGCTGGTTAACTGGCGCGATGTTAAGCTTGATTCAAAGAACAACACCGCCTATCTCACCAAAAAAGGTATGCGCCTTGATTTCGGCGGCATTGCGAAAGGCTGGGTGGCTGATAAAGTCCGCGACGTGTTACGCAAAGACGGCGTCACCGCGGCGATTATCGATCTTGGCGGTAACGTGGTGGTCATGGGCCACTCGCCACTTGGGGCCAAACGCGACTGGCATGTGGGCATCCAGGATCCGACTGCCGCGCGCGGCACCGCTGTTGGCACCATTCCGGAAAGTGATGAATCGATCGTCACTGCCGGTACCTACGAGCAATATCTGATTTCCCACGGCCATAAATACATTTACCTTTTTGATCCCAAAACCGGTTATCCTTATGACAATAATCTAGCTTCAGTCACCATTGTTTCCAAAAAAAGCGTGGATGGCGATGCGCTGTCAAACGCCGCTTTTGACAAGGGGCTCAAAGATGGCTTGCAATATATGAATGCTAAAAACGATCAGCACATTCAAGCCATCTTCATTACCAACGACAAAAAGATCTACTTAACCAACGGACTCAAGAAACAATTTAAATTTGATGCTGATTCAGGTTACCACAAAGGTAATTTCTAA
- a CDS encoding copper homeostasis protein CutC has product MLREVAVENYTHIPQALAAGADRIELNDNLAVGGTTVSKGVMAESAKYVHEHGRSLVTMIRPRGGNFVYNDTELKIMEADLFEAQALGVDGVAFGALTADGLIDEDAMTSLIAASAGMSVVFHMAFDAIPEDQQPAAIDWLAAHHVDRILTHGGPLTTPIESTLPHLQTLIAHAADQITILPGGGITSQNATAIADKLGVKELHGTKLIQF; this is encoded by the coding sequence ATGTTACGAGAAGTTGCTGTTGAAAATTATACGCATATTCCCCAGGCCTTAGCTGCCGGCGCCGATCGCATCGAACTTAACGATAATCTAGCGGTAGGCGGCACAACGGTTTCGAAAGGCGTTATGGCGGAAAGTGCAAAATATGTTCACGAACATGGTCGCAGCCTTGTGACCATGATTCGGCCACGGGGCGGAAACTTTGTCTACAATGACACCGAATTAAAGATAATGGAAGCCGACTTGTTTGAAGCCCAGGCACTCGGTGTTGACGGTGTTGCTTTTGGCGCCTTGACCGCAGATGGCCTGATTGACGAAGATGCAATGACCAGTCTGATTGCTGCGAGTGCCGGCATGAGTGTGGTTTTCCATATGGCCTTTGATGCCATCCCCGAAGACCAGCAACCGGCCGCTATCGACTGGCTGGCGGCCCATCATGTTGACCGCATCTTAACGCATGGCGGACCGCTCACGACCCCAATCGAGTCCACTCTGCCCCATTTACAAACGCTGATCGCTCACGCCGCGGATCAAATTACGATTCTTCCCGGCGGCGGCATCACCAGCCAAAATGCTACGGCAATTGCCGACAAGTTAGGCGTTAAGGAGTTACACGGCACTAAGTTAATTCAATTTTAG
- a CDS encoding undecaprenyl-diphosphate phosphatase, with translation MFDIIKAVIIGIVEGLTEFLPISSTGHIDLVDQVVKLSQGREFMNMFEYVIQFGAILAVILLYFNKLNPFSKPTVKEQNATWQLWAKVIIAVLPSVVVGLPLNDWMDKHLHTPLVVATTLIVYGVLFIIVENYLKNKPSHITTLADITYQTALLIGLFQVLSIVPGTSRSGATILGALLIGTSRYVATEFSFFLAIPTMVGVSILKIGKYLLQGNGFTGEQWMVLLTGSVVSFLVAIVAIKWLLKFVQTHDFKPFGWYRIALGAIVLLVMFL, from the coding sequence ATGTTTGATATTATTAAAGCCGTGATTATCGGGATCGTCGAAGGGCTGACGGAATTTCTCCCGATAAGTTCCACCGGCCACATTGACCTGGTTGATCAGGTGGTTAAGTTGTCCCAGGGACGCGAATTCATGAACATGTTTGAATACGTCATTCAGTTCGGTGCGATTTTGGCCGTCATTCTATTATATTTCAATAAGTTGAATCCATTTTCTAAGCCCACTGTTAAGGAACAAAACGCAACTTGGCAGCTGTGGGCAAAAGTCATCATTGCGGTTTTGCCTTCCGTCGTCGTTGGCCTGCCGCTTAACGACTGGATGGATAAACATTTACATACACCACTCGTCGTTGCTACTACTTTGATCGTTTACGGAGTGTTGTTCATCATCGTTGAAAACTACCTTAAAAATAAACCGTCACACATCACGACATTGGCTGACATCACTTACCAAACCGCGCTACTGATCGGTCTTTTCCAGGTTCTGTCAATTGTCCCCGGCACATCCCGCTCCGGCGCAACGATTCTGGGAGCCTTATTAATCGGCACATCCCGCTACGTTGCGACCGAGTTCTCTTTCTTCCTGGCGATTCCGACCATGGTTGGGGTGTCGATTCTAAAAATCGGCAAGTACTTGCTACAAGGCAACGGCTTCACCGGTGAGCAGTGGATGGTCTTGTTAACCGGCTCCGTCGTTTCATTCCTGGTTGCCATCGTCGCCATCAAGTGGCTGCTTAAATTCGTCCAGACGCATGACTTTAAACCCTTTGGCTGGTACCGAATCGCGCTCGGTGCTATCGTGTTGCTTGTGATGTTCCTTTAA
- a CDS encoding lactonase family protein produces MKQRLLLGGYTRHGGAGIYAGTFDDTQGHLAAPTPLISDLGSPTYLAVSDDNILYAVDVEGDEGGVASYDLNTNPPRLINRVLAPGSSPAHVSIDENRQLVYASNYHEGRINVYKINRDHSLTTTDEVVHSGNGPRPEQDSAHVHFAAVTLDFQRLAVVDLGNDTLTTYAVSDAGKLSDPVVFHTEPGFGPRHIAFNHNQPIAYLLGELSSKVSVLSYDAATGSFELITTLPTIPADYTDHNGAAAIRLSSDQRFLYISNRGFNSLTVFAVSPDGRNLTQLQQISTAGDFPRDFNFDLTEHYILAVNQNTSNGTLYSRDPKTGTLTEQQRDIPTPEAVNVLFLADK; encoded by the coding sequence ATGAAGCAAAGACTCTTATTAGGCGGTTACACGCGCCATGGCGGTGCCGGTATCTACGCAGGTACGTTTGACGATACTCAAGGACATTTGGCCGCGCCCACCCCACTGATTTCCGATTTAGGCTCACCGACCTACTTAGCTGTATCCGATGACAATATTTTATATGCCGTCGATGTAGAAGGTGATGAAGGCGGGGTTGCCAGCTATGATCTGAATACTAATCCTCCCCGTTTGATCAACCGGGTTTTGGCACCCGGCTCATCACCCGCCCATGTTTCCATCGATGAAAATCGCCAGCTCGTTTATGCCAGTAACTACCACGAAGGCCGCATCAATGTTTATAAAATCAACCGCGACCACAGTCTAACGACAACGGATGAGGTCGTTCATTCAGGCAACGGCCCCCGTCCGGAACAGGACAGTGCGCACGTCCACTTTGCGGCAGTCACACTGGATTTTCAGCGACTCGCAGTTGTAGATCTTGGTAACGACACCTTGACGACCTATGCCGTTAGCGATGCCGGCAAACTCAGCGATCCCGTCGTCTTCCATACCGAACCCGGATTTGGTCCGCGGCATATTGCCTTTAATCACAATCAGCCAATCGCCTATCTGCTTGGTGAGTTATCCAGCAAAGTCAGTGTTTTAAGCTACGACGCCGCTACCGGCAGCTTTGAGCTTATTACAACATTGCCAACCATTCCGGCCGACTATACTGACCACAATGGTGCAGCCGCGATCCGCCTCAGCAGTGACCAGCGTTTTCTTTACATCTCTAACCGCGGTTTCAACAGCTTAACGGTCTTTGCTGTCAGCCCCGACGGCCGCAATTTGACGCAGTTGCAGCAAATCAGCACAGCCGGTGACTTTCCGCGCGACTTTAATTTTGATCTGACTGAACATTACATCCTTGCCGTCAACCAAAATACCAGCAACGGAACCTTATACAGCCGCGATCCGAAAACCGGCACACTCACAGAACAGCAACGCGACATTCCAACACCGGAAGCTGTTAATGTCTTGTTCTTAGCGGATAAGTAG
- a CDS encoding PTS glucitol/sorbitol transporter subunit IIA, translating into MQFKATVTAIGKDALSSKDPMIILFGPQATDALRDVAVIQQFADPASLAQFSIQAGDRITIDETTFTMTYVGQLAVSNLKAIGHVTLLFQDVPADKPMQNAIYLKPTHRPTFKVGTTLLYETQD; encoded by the coding sequence ATGCAATTTAAAGCAACAGTAACGGCAATTGGTAAGGATGCCTTGAGCTCTAAGGATCCCATGATTATTTTGTTTGGACCGCAAGCAACGGACGCATTACGTGATGTCGCCGTGATTCAGCAATTTGCTGACCCCGCATCACTTGCGCAGTTTTCGATTCAAGCAGGCGATCGGATAACGATTGACGAGACAACCTTTACGATGACCTATGTCGGGCAACTGGCCGTTAGCAATCTGAAAGCAATCGGGCATGTGACCTTATTGTTTCAGGATGTACCTGCAGATAAGCCGATGCAAAACGCGATTTATCTCAAGCCTACGCACCGGCCGACCTTTAAAGTTGGTACGACCTTGCTGTACGAAACACAGGATTAG
- the rpsN gene encoding 30S ribosomal protein S14, translated as MAKKSKIAKEKKIEATIAKYAPLRAKYKAEHNYAALQALPRNASPVRAHSRDELDGRPHAYMRKFKMSRLNFRDLAHKGQIPGVRKASW; from the coding sequence ATGGCTAAAAAGTCAAAGATTGCCAAAGAAAAAAAGATTGAAGCGACGATTGCCAAATACGCACCGCTGCGTGCCAAGTATAAGGCTGAGCACAATTATGCCGCATTGCAGGCGTTACCGCGAAATGCGTCCCCTGTTCGTGCCCATAGTCGTGATGAGCTTGATGGTCGGCCGCATGCTTACATGCGTAAATTCAAGATGTCGCGCTTGAACTTCCGCGATTTGGCCCATAAAGGTCAGATCCCCGGCGTTCGCAAGGCATCTTGGTAA
- a CDS encoding GMP reductase, translated as MQIFDYEDIQMIPNKCVVRSRKEVDTSVKFGPHTFKIPVVPANMQTIIDEPLAIWLAEHDYFYIMHRFQPERRMDFVRDMKKRGLIASISVGVKDEEFDFIEALAANELSPDYITIDIAHGHAQIVIDMIQHIKHYLPNAFVIAGNVGTPEAVRELENAGADATKVGIGPGKVCITKLKTGFGTGGWQLAAVRWCAKAARKPIIADGGIRNNGDIAKSIRFGATMCMIGSLFAGHEETPGKHVTIDGKEYQEYYGSASEYQKGTHHNVEGKKILLPVKGKIGDTLKEMQEDLQSAVSYAGGRDLEALTKVDYVIVKNSIFNGDQY; from the coding sequence ATGCAGATTTTTGATTATGAAGACATTCAAATGATTCCCAACAAATGTGTGGTGCGCTCACGCAAAGAGGTTGATACCAGTGTGAAATTCGGCCCACACACCTTTAAGATTCCGGTTGTTCCTGCCAATATGCAGACCATCATTGATGAACCTTTGGCGATCTGGCTGGCCGAACACGATTACTTCTATATTATGCACCGGTTTCAACCGGAACGGCGCATGGATTTTGTCCGTGACATGAAGAAGCGCGGCCTGATTGCTTCAATCAGTGTCGGCGTCAAAGATGAAGAATTTGATTTTATCGAAGCACTGGCAGCTAATGAATTGAGCCCGGACTATATCACCATCGATATTGCCCATGGTCATGCGCAAATTGTGATTGACATGATTCAACATATCAAACACTATCTGCCAAATGCCTTTGTGATTGCCGGCAACGTGGGTACGCCCGAAGCTGTCCGCGAACTCGAAAACGCCGGCGCCGATGCAACTAAAGTCGGGATTGGCCCCGGTAAAGTCTGCATTACCAAATTAAAAACCGGTTTTGGGACCGGCGGCTGGCAGCTGGCTGCCGTTCGCTGGTGCGCAAAAGCCGCCCGTAAACCGATTATCGCTGACGGCGGCATTCGCAACAATGGCGATATTGCCAAGTCCATTCGGTTTGGTGCAACCATGTGCATGATCGGCTCCTTGTTTGCCGGCCATGAGGAAACACCGGGCAAACACGTCACGATTGACGGCAAAGAATACCAGGAATATTACGGTTCCGCATCGGAATATCAAAAAGGTACCCACCATAACGTTGAAGGTAAGAAGATTCTTTTGCCGGTGAAGGGTAAGATCGGTGACACGTTAAAAGAAATGCAGGAAGATCTGCAGTCTGCTGTTTCCTATGCTGGTGGTCGCGACCTTGAAGCCTTAACCAAAGTTGATTACGTGATTGTTAAAAACTCAATTTTTAATGGTGACCAATACTAA
- a CDS encoding magnesium transporter CorA family protein, which produces MLSIYRFDEKSGQLNPQSRIRPGVWINAVNPTPEERQQLQDKANLSEAFLLYGLDPDEGARYEFDEDNDSHLFIFDMPTVTRDARKKVVYKTGPLAIIITNIAVITINEEPIPLLSLFSEGKISNFNPEHQSRSVIQILYQISISYLTYLRDLNKAREAIESKLQHNLRNEELYGLMGIQRSLVYFMMSLRTDRNVLEQLKRTNPLNLNEDDQDSLEDTLIENQQAVEMAQISNSIINETADTYSSIINNNMNGVMKVLTSYSILLTIPTLVFSFYGMNVHLPLADMKVSWTITIAISIALAVVLAFQFWRNKYF; this is translated from the coding sequence ATGCTTTCAATTTATCGCTTTGATGAGAAATCCGGCCAGCTGAATCCGCAATCGCGTATTCGCCCCGGCGTCTGGATTAATGCTGTCAATCCCACACCGGAAGAGCGTCAGCAACTTCAGGATAAAGCCAACCTTTCAGAGGCTTTCCTACTGTACGGACTTGATCCCGATGAAGGTGCCCGTTACGAATTTGATGAGGACAATGACAGCCACCTATTTATTTTTGATATGCCCACCGTCACGCGGGATGCACGCAAAAAAGTCGTTTACAAAACGGGCCCGCTAGCCATCATTATCACCAATATCGCGGTGATCACGATCAATGAAGAGCCTATTCCGCTGCTAAGCCTTTTTTCTGAAGGCAAGATCAGTAACTTTAACCCCGAACACCAAAGCCGTTCCGTGATTCAAATTCTTTATCAAATTTCCATTAGTTACCTGACTTATCTGCGCGACTTGAACAAAGCTCGCGAAGCCATTGAAAGTAAACTTCAACATAACCTGCGTAACGAAGAACTTTATGGGTTGATGGGCATCCAACGTTCCCTGGTTTACTTCATGATGAGTCTTCGGACGGATCGTAATGTTTTGGAACAACTCAAACGAACCAATCCGTTAAATCTCAACGAAGACGATCAGGATTCTTTAGAAGATACCCTTATCGAAAATCAGCAGGCAGTTGAGATGGCGCAAATCAGCAATTCCATCATCAATGAAACCGCTGATACCTACTCGTCAATTATCAACAATAACATGAACGGTGTCATGAAGGTTTTAACTTCCTACTCGATTCTACTGACAATTCCGACGCTGGTCTTCTCTTTTTATGGTATGAACGTCCATTTACCGCTGGCAGATATGAAAGTCAGTTGGACCATCACTATTGCCATCTCCATCGCACTCGCCGTTGTCCTGGCCTTTCAATTTTGGCGCAACAAGTACTTTTAA